The genomic segment CTTTTTTATCTACTTTATTAAGTTTTAATGCTTTAAACCCGTAATAAACAACCAAGGCGATAATTATAAAATCTATCAAAATGGAAATAAAATGCCCAAACCCTATATAGGATGAGCCGATATGTAAACCGAGATTTGATAAATCACCCAATCTTCCCAAGAAGATTCCGATAATCGGATTGATTAAGTCGTTGACCAACGCGGAAACAACCTTGGAAACCGCACCGCCTAAAATAAATCCGATTGCCAGCCCCACTACGCCTTGGCTGCGTATAAAATTTATAAACTCATTTATTTTCACATTCATAATGTAGTTTCAATAATTAATCTGCAAACATTATTATTTTATCAATTTTATTTCTATTATTTTATTTTTGCTTTTTAGCCCTGAAACAATTTTAACATTATCCTCCTTCGCATCCGCTTTGACGATTATAGAAATCCGCATTTAGACTGTTAAATTATTTGGTTAATTATTACTCCTTCTTTTTTCCGCACTTCTCACTCTTTCCTCATCCATGCCAAAATGATGGGCAATTTCGTGCCAAACCGTTTTTTTTACTATTTCTTTTATCTGCTCGTCATTGAAACAAGTTTCTTCAATTGGTTTTTGAAAAATAGTTATTTTATCCGGCAAAACTCCGGCGTAAAATCCCCTTTTTGTCTGAGGTATACCCTCGTAAAGACCGAAAAGTTTGGCATCCTTTCTAAGTTTTAATTTCTCTATCTGTCCTTCTGTTGGTTCGTCCTCAACAACAATGTCCACATTATTCATTTTTTCCAAAAACTTTTTTGGAATCGCCTCAATCCCCTGTCTCACTAATTCTTCAAATTTTTCCCTGTCCATTTATCCTGTTAAATCAATTTTTGCTTCTTATTTTTATTAATTCCCAAATAGCGGCCAAACTAAATAAAGGCAAGATTTAAAAATGCTATCAATAATGTAATACTTAATGCTGGCCAAAATTTATTTTTTAATAAATCATCCATACTCCTTTAAATTAAATTTTGGTTAGTTATTTAATGAATTTATTTTAAAATTGCGATAATCAAAGAAAGAACAGCAATAATGCTCATTACAATTGACAGGTATTTCTGAAACCCTTTAAGATATTTTAATGTTTCGTTTTGATTTTCTAACGCTTCTAATTGAAATACTTCTGGTGCCGTCATTAAAGTTTTACACTTTGTACACATAAAATAAGCAGGTATAGCGCCTACTTCAAATTGCTGACTGGCATCGGTGTGTTTTTCCCATTCGTGTTCACATTTATTTTTAATCATGTTTCTTGATTTATTTTTTAATTAATTTTTATCCAATCAAATTTTTCTCAATTAAATAAATAACTTTTTAAATCCAGCCGTGTTAATCCAATAATTATTTTTATTCTTTTTAAGTGTTTTAAAAATGTCTTTGTTTTGTGTTTTTATTTTATTTTCAGTTGTTGAAAGTTTATCGGCATTAAGTAAAGAATTCGAATAAATACCATCTAAAAATGCCACAAAATGATAATTATTATTACTGCATTTTTTCTTAATTATTTTAGAAAGTTCTAAAACTTGTTTATTTTGCCCACCACCACCAGTATTTAAATGTTTTGCTTCTAAAAAATATATTGATTTATT from the Patescibacteria group bacterium genome contains:
- a CDS encoding metallopeptidase family protein, whose translation is MDREKFEELVRQGIEAIPKKFLEKMNNVDIVVEDEPTEGQIEKLKLRKDAKLFGLYEGIPQTKRGFYAGVLPDKITIFQKPIEETCFNDEQIKEIVKKTVWHEIAHHFGMDEERVRSAEKRRSNN
- a CDS encoding MscL family protein, which codes for MNVKINEFINFIRSQGVVGLAIGFILGGAVSKVVSALVNDLINPIIGIFLGRLGDLSNLGLHIGSSYIGFGHFISILIDFIIIALVVYYGFKALKLNKVDKKEL